Proteins from a single region of Flavobacterium sp. YJ01:
- a CDS encoding 2'-5' RNA ligase family protein, with translation MEKTYSVVFYSKTVVEPVKKLKDFLKSKIDWYNSCNSEAHITICEFIIDESQLDTIKQKLSKIADTFTPFEVSLDHFDSFPNAGAFFIGVNKDSTNNLVPIMKKIHETLKSLKLKKSDNPHMSIGRRLTPENLKIASELFTTIHLQFDCNEIVLREFDPIKKQFFVIDAIPFGNNPEPEFVQGSLF, from the coding sequence ATGGAAAAAACGTATTCGGTTGTATTTTATTCTAAAACGGTTGTTGAACCAGTTAAAAAACTAAAAGATTTTTTAAAAAGCAAAATAGATTGGTACAACAGCTGCAATTCTGAAGCACATATTACAATTTGCGAATTTATTATTGATGAATCTCAACTTGACACTATCAAACAAAAGCTTTCTAAAATTGCTGATACTTTTACGCCCTTTGAAGTTTCTTTAGATCACTTTGATTCTTTCCCAAATGCCGGAGCTTTTTTTATTGGTGTAAACAAGGATTCTACAAATAATCTTGTTCCAATTATGAAAAAAATTCATGAAACTTTAAAATCTCTAAAACTAAAAAAAAGTGATAATCCGCATATGTCAATTGGAAGGCGATTGACTCCCGAAAATCTTAAAATAGCTTCTGAACTTTTTACCACAATCCATCTTCAATTTGACTGTAATGAAATTGTTTTAAGAGAATTTGATCCAATAAAAAAACAGTTTTTTGTAATTGATGCAATTCCTTTTGGCAATAATCCTGAACCTGAATTTGTACAGGGAAGTTTGTTTTAA
- a CDS encoding AraC family transcriptional regulator: MKIEATLLTPETPIIKIKIGDKYYPKSTLTEENINIENSDAEKIISRHLITEGLVLLDTQMYFSTSKTVIFEIDEESVVMNFIYSSNVETKIEDLEGEKYSKENTHNIFYTDNFKASFTIPPFTQINYLSIILSKEFYYNIINEDWQLHEKFSRNILNKKSSYLTSKYLPFTPAIQWVTHEIKNCTRQGALKRIYIESKIKELLIYQLETLNTKPSVQENIDEEDYTKLLEAKKILDNDYRNTPTLPELSRLISLNEFKLKKGFKACFGTTVKSYIIKLRMEQAKELFQNKKATVSEVAYKCGYKDVSHFSAAFKSYYGFSPQKFKLNTNFLQFWLIGLSLLF, translated from the coding sequence TTGAAAATCGAAGCCACACTTTTAACACCAGAAACCCCAATAATAAAAATTAAAATTGGAGATAAATATTACCCCAAAAGCACTTTAACAGAAGAAAACATCAATATTGAAAACAGTGATGCAGAAAAAATCATCAGTCGGCATTTAATAACCGAAGGTCTGGTTTTATTGGATACTCAGATGTATTTCTCGACTTCTAAAACCGTTATTTTTGAAATTGATGAAGAATCTGTTGTCATGAATTTTATTTACAGCAGTAATGTAGAAACTAAAATTGAAGATTTAGAAGGAGAAAAATACTCTAAAGAAAATACACACAATATTTTTTACACAGACAATTTTAAAGCATCTTTTACTATTCCGCCTTTTACGCAAATTAATTATTTATCCATAATTCTTTCTAAAGAGTTTTATTACAATATAATTAATGAAGATTGGCAGCTTCATGAAAAATTCTCAAGAAACATTTTAAATAAAAAATCAAGTTATTTAACTTCGAAATATCTTCCTTTTACACCTGCAATACAATGGGTTACGCACGAAATAAAAAACTGTACAAGACAAGGCGCTCTCAAACGGATTTACATAGAAAGCAAGATTAAAGAGCTTTTAATTTATCAGCTTGAAACCCTAAATACTAAACCTTCAGTACAAGAAAATATTGACGAGGAAGATTACACAAAATTATTAGAAGCAAAAAAAATACTAGACAACGATTATCGAAACACACCTACTCTACCCGAACTTTCAAGACTAATTTCGTTAAACGAGTTCAAATTAAAAAAAGGATTTAAAGCCTGTTTTGGCACAACTGTCAAAAGCTATATCATAAAGCTCAGAATGGAACAAGCCAAAGAGTTATTTCAAAATAAAAAGGCAACAGTAAGCGAAGTAGCTTATAAATGCGGTTACAAAGATGTTTCTCATTTTTCGGCTGCTTTCAAAAGCTATTATGGGTTTTCGCCTCAAAAATTCAAACTTAATACCAACTTCCTGCAATTCTGGCTAATCGGACTTTCACTTTTATTCTAA
- a CDS encoding AraC family transcriptional regulator, which translates to MKSLDSFYKDITEGSTVEPNSLLPNDIQKEIGHFNVFDIKELLERLKGKPGMPYDRRAYYKISLIRGHNKAEYADKIIEIEKQGLLFATPKIPYNYLPQDTNQSGQFCVFTSEFLSKNKSGIDLDELPIFASDGYPIFQLSDQEVEEIALIFNKIQREINSDYIYKYDLIRNYVAELIHFGQKLQPITALYSKHNSAARVSSLFAELLERQFPIESPNQRLELRTAKDFAERLSVHVNHLNKVLKENTGKTTTELISTRLTNEAKILLKQTDWNISEIAYSLGFEELAHFSNFFKKQTSFTPIAFRS; encoded by the coding sequence ATGAAATCTCTAGATTCATTTTACAAAGACATAACAGAAGGCTCAACCGTTGAACCTAATTCTTTACTGCCAAATGATATTCAGAAAGAAATCGGGCATTTTAATGTTTTTGATATAAAAGAACTTCTGGAACGTCTAAAAGGAAAACCCGGAATGCCTTATGATAGAAGAGCTTATTATAAAATAAGTTTAATTCGAGGTCACAATAAAGCCGAATATGCAGATAAAATAATCGAAATAGAAAAACAAGGATTACTGTTTGCAACACCAAAAATTCCGTACAATTATTTGCCGCAAGACACCAATCAATCTGGGCAGTTTTGTGTTTTTACAAGCGAATTTTTATCTAAAAATAAAAGTGGAATTGATTTGGATGAACTTCCAATTTTCGCTTCAGATGGTTACCCTATTTTTCAATTATCAGATCAAGAAGTTGAGGAAATTGCTTTGATTTTCAATAAAATACAAAGAGAAATTAACTCTGATTATATTTATAAATATGATTTAATTCGAAATTATGTTGCTGAATTAATTCACTTTGGACAAAAATTACAACCTATAACCGCTTTATATTCTAAACACAATTCGGCAGCGCGAGTTTCTTCTTTATTTGCAGAATTATTAGAAAGACAATTTCCAATAGAATCTCCAAATCAAAGATTAGAGCTGAGAACTGCCAAAGATTTCGCGGAAAGATTATCGGTTCACGTAAATCATTTAAATAAAGTTTTAAAGGAAAATACCGGAAAAACCACAACCGAATTAATCAGCACAAGATTAACAAACGAAGCCAAAATTCTTTTAAAACAGACCGATTGGAATATTTCTGAAATCGCATATTCTCTTGGTTTCGAAGAATTAGCGCATTTTTCTAATTTCTTTAAAAAGCAAACTTCTTTTACACCGATTGCTTTTAGGAGTTAG
- a CDS encoding histidine kinase gives MNKKIDNILDNKWWQEVAVVLFSFTIYTLKNDWMLFSSFISILMGVFFYCILYMHAQFNRFFLLPILFKANKPFTYIILTFFGVFVFSVILYEITMLDMFAKCHLYQNSHQRSYAYQLASVLGTLVCILSPIIVFKFYRIHRKQTDAALLFNQMQLNSLKGQLNPHFLFNTFNTLYGISLEFPDRTPDLIMKVSQLMRYQLESNSKQCVSLEDELEFINSYVQLEKERVGYRCDITFESTVDKDYTYKISPMLLIAFIENAFKHGTCAIENCFVKINIKVENGILSLHVTNSIPKKNDVISTKIGLKNTIERLNLIYGKDYKLDIQDDKQTYIVDLEIQLKKFVG, from the coding sequence ATGAACAAAAAGATTGATAACATATTGGATAACAAATGGTGGCAAGAAGTTGCCGTTGTCCTTTTTTCCTTTACGATTTATACCTTAAAAAATGATTGGATGTTGTTTAGTTCATTCATTTCGATTTTAATGGGGGTATTTTTCTATTGCATTTTATACATGCATGCCCAATTTAACCGCTTTTTTCTCCTTCCTATTTTATTCAAAGCAAACAAACCTTTTACTTATATAATTTTAACGTTTTTTGGTGTTTTTGTATTCTCGGTCATTTTGTATGAAATTACAATGCTGGATATGTTTGCAAAATGTCATTTGTATCAAAACTCACATCAAAGAAGTTATGCCTACCAATTGGCAAGTGTTTTAGGAACTTTGGTCTGCATTCTGAGTCCGATTATTGTATTTAAGTTTTATCGTATTCACAGAAAACAAACCGATGCGGCTTTATTGTTCAATCAAATGCAATTGAATTCATTGAAAGGACAATTAAATCCGCATTTTTTGTTCAATACATTTAATACACTTTACGGAATAAGCCTTGAATTTCCAGACAGAACACCAGATTTAATTATGAAAGTGTCGCAGTTAATGCGTTATCAATTAGAAAGTAACAGCAAACAATGTGTTTCTTTAGAAGACGAACTCGAATTTATAAACAGTTATGTGCAGCTTGAAAAAGAGCGTGTTGGTTATCGTTGCGATATAACTTTTGAGAGTACAGTAGATAAAGATTATACGTATAAAATTTCGCCAATGTTATTAATTGCATTTATAGAAAATGCCTTTAAACATGGAACTTGTGCAATTGAAAATTGTTTTGTGAAAATTAATATTAAAGTTGAAAACGGAATATTAAGTCTTCATGTTACGAATTCAATTCCGAAGAAAAATGATGTTATTTCTACCAAAATCGGTTTAAAAAATACGATTGAACGTTTGAATTTAATTTATGGAAAAGATTATAAATTAGACATTCAAGACGATAAACAGACTTATATTGTTGATTTAGAAATACAACTTAAAAAGTTTGTAGGATGA
- a CDS encoding SDR family NAD(P)-dependent oxidoreductase has product MNLSNNKILITGGASGIGLGLTERFIQENNTVIICGRRETVLNDVKAKFPSVITKVCDLSKEEDRTALYEWIAANHPDLNALVNNAGIQNWISVSDENFYESMKAELSTNIEAPLHLTSLFIQLKSLKTVMNVTSGLAFSPFAKVPVYSATKAFFRSFTLSLRHLLKEKNIEVIEIIPPALNTDLGGIGLHDAHPSVSSFIESIFEQLKEGKQELTFGTSETRLNASAEELRNHFNAMHSN; this is encoded by the coding sequence ATGAATTTATCAAACAATAAAATTTTAATAACTGGAGGTGCAAGTGGTATCGGACTTGGACTTACCGAACGATTTATTCAGGAAAATAATACCGTAATTATCTGCGGAAGAAGAGAAACTGTTTTAAATGACGTTAAAGCAAAATTTCCTTCAGTAATTACAAAAGTATGCGACCTTTCTAAAGAAGAAGACCGCACTGCGCTTTATGAATGGATTGCAGCAAATCATCCTGATTTAAATGCTTTAGTAAACAATGCAGGAATTCAAAACTGGATTTCAGTAAGTGATGAAAATTTCTACGAAAGTATGAAAGCTGAATTAAGTACAAATATTGAAGCTCCTTTACATTTAACTTCCTTATTTATTCAATTAAAATCGCTTAAAACGGTAATGAATGTTACTTCTGGATTGGCATTTTCGCCTTTTGCTAAAGTTCCGGTTTATTCGGCTACAAAAGCATTCTTTAGATCGTTTACGCTTTCACTTCGTCATTTATTAAAAGAAAAAAATATTGAAGTGATCGAGATTATTCCACCAGCTTTAAACACAGATTTGGGCGGAATAGGTTTGCATGACGCACATCCAAGCGTAAGCAGTTTTATTGAATCTATTTTTGAACAATTAAAAGAAGGAAAACAAGAACTGACTTTTGGAACAAGCGAAACCAGATTAAACGCAAGCGCAGAAGAATTGAGAAATCATTTTAATGCAATGCACTCTAATTAA
- a CDS encoding response regulator transcription factor, with protein sequence MKETKKCIIVDDEPAAHYVLANYIKQNPQLELVFQGYNGIEAMNYLRENPVDLMFLDINMPEISGMELLKILPTHPKTILTTAYSEFALESYDYGVIDYLLKPIYFPRFLKAIDRFFATENVKKAEEAVINSVSVKVDGYFIEIELDQLLFAQSFGNYVKLHTTKRTYLASITTTEFEKCLPEKSFMRIHKSYIVALDKIDATEKDFVVIKNERIPIGITYKRELTDRLKKLEL encoded by the coding sequence ATGAAAGAAACAAAGAAATGCATAATTGTAGATGATGAACCCGCGGCGCATTATGTTTTAGCGAATTACATCAAACAAAATCCGCAATTGGAATTGGTTTTTCAAGGATATAATGGAATTGAAGCGATGAATTATCTCCGAGAAAATCCAGTCGATTTAATGTTTTTAGACATTAATATGCCTGAAATTTCTGGAATGGAATTACTAAAGATTCTTCCGACTCATCCAAAAACAATTCTGACAACGGCTTATTCTGAATTTGCTTTGGAAAGTTACGATTACGGTGTAATTGATTATTTGCTGAAACCCATTTATTTTCCACGATTTCTAAAAGCAATTGATCGTTTTTTTGCAACAGAAAATGTAAAAAAAGCAGAAGAAGCGGTCATCAATTCCGTAAGTGTAAAAGTCGATGGTTATTTTATTGAAATAGAATTAGATCAACTTTTGTTTGCCCAAAGTTTTGGAAATTATGTGAAACTCCATACAACAAAACGAACTTATTTGGCATCCATTACAACAACTGAATTTGAGAAATGCCTTCCAGAAAAAAGCTTTATGCGAATTCATAAATCTTACATTGTTGCATTGGACAAAATTGATGCTACAGAGAAAGATTTTGTAGTTATTAAAAACGAAAGAATTCCAATAGGGATTACCTATAAAAGAGAATTAACAGATCGCTTAAAAAAGCTTGAATTATAA
- a CDS encoding SDR family oxidoreductase, whose translation MAVNTKIALVTGGSRGLGKNMAIAIAKKGIDVLITYNSKKEEADLVVKEIKSLGQKAASLQLNVAESGTFDAFFNEVESTLKSTFKTDKFDYLINNAGIGIHNSFIGTTEAEFDQLTNIQFKGPFFLTQKGLNVMNDGGGIVNISTGLARFSFPGYAAYASMKGAIETLTKYQAKELGARKIRVNVVAPGAIETDFGGGVVRDNEQMNQQIASVTALGRVGLPDDIGGVVAFLCTEDARWINAQRIEASGGMML comes from the coding sequence ATGGCAGTAAATACAAAAATAGCTCTTGTTACAGGCGGTAGCAGAGGTTTAGGAAAAAATATGGCAATTGCGATTGCAAAAAAAGGAATCGACGTACTTATCACTTACAACAGCAAAAAAGAAGAAGCTGATTTAGTGGTAAAAGAAATCAAAAGTTTAGGTCAGAAAGCGGCTTCACTACAATTAAATGTTGCTGAATCTGGAACTTTTGATGCATTTTTTAACGAAGTAGAATCAACTTTAAAAAGCACTTTTAAAACCGATAAATTCGACTATCTAATAAACAATGCAGGAATCGGAATTCACAATTCTTTCATAGGAACAACTGAAGCTGAATTTGATCAATTGACTAATATTCAGTTTAAAGGTCCGTTTTTCTTAACTCAAAAAGGATTGAACGTAATGAATGACGGCGGCGGAATTGTAAATATTTCTACTGGTTTAGCAAGATTTTCATTCCCTGGTTATGCGGCTTACGCATCTATGAAAGGCGCGATTGAAACTTTAACAAAATATCAAGCAAAAGAACTTGGAGCAAGAAAAATCAGAGTAAATGTGGTAGCTCCCGGAGCAATCGAAACAGATTTTGGAGGCGGAGTAGTTCGTGACAATGAACAAATGAACCAGCAAATTGCTTCTGTAACAGCCTTAGGAAGAGTTGGTTTGCCAGATGATATTGGCGGAGTTGTTGCCTTTTTATGTACAGAAGATGCACGCTGGATAAATGCTCAAAGAATTGAAGCTTCTGGCGGAATGATGCTGTAA